One genomic window of Motacilla alba alba isolate MOTALB_02 chromosome 3, Motacilla_alba_V1.0_pri, whole genome shotgun sequence includes the following:
- the COL10A1 gene encoding collagen alpha-1(X) chain — translation MHLQVSLLLLFCLNIVHGGDGYFSERYQKQSSIKGPHFLPYNVKSQGVQVRGEQGPPGPPGPAGPRGQPGPAGKPGFGSPGPQGPPGPPGPPGFSAVGKPGVPGLPGKPGARGLNGEKGEPGPAGLPGARGPQGPPGTPGPAGLTVPGKPGPQGPPGAQGPRGPPGEKGEPGIPGINGQKGENGFGIPGRPGGRGLPGPQGPRGPPGPAGIGKPGENGLPGQPGLKGDRGFPGAPGAVGLPGPQGLPGEPGEAGIGKPGPMGPPGAAGIPGAKGHPGPAGLPGSPGLPGFGKPGLPGMKGHRGPEGPPGLPGPKGDQGPAGVPGEPGPVGPPGNMGPHGLKGLPGENGLPGPKGDMGPAGHPGFPGAKGERGLPGLEGKPGYPGEQGLAGPKGHPGLPGAKGDTGPAGLPGLPGPMGPQGAKGVPGTNGEPGPRGPSGIPGIRGPIGPPGLPGAPGAKGEPGAPGLPGPAGISTKGLSGPMGPPGPPGPKGSNGEPGLPGPPGPPGPPGQAVIPQMPEGYVKAGESRDLSGISFIKGGVNQALTGMPVSAFSVILSKAYPAATVPIKFDKILYNRQQHYDPRTGIFTCRTPGLYYFSYHVHAKGTNVWVALYKNGSPLMYTYDEYKKGYLDQASGSAVIDLMENDQVWLQLPNSESNGLYSSDYVHSSFSGFLFAHI, via the exons ATGCATTTACAAGTATCtttactgctgctgttttgtctGAACATTGTCCATGGTGGTGATGGATATTTTTCTGAGCGATATCAGAAACAATCTAGCATCAAGGGGCCACATTTTCTACCATACAATGTAAAGAGTCAAG GTGTGCAGGTAAGGGGGGAACAAGGACCCCCTGGTCCCCCAGGCCCCGCTGGACCAAGAGGACAACCAGGTCCTGCAGGAAAGCCAGGGTTTGGAAGTCCGGGTCCCCAAGGCCCCCCAGGTCCCCCAGGACCACCTGGGTTCTCTGCGGTTGGAAAGCCAGGAGTGCCAGGTCTGCCAGGAAAGCCAGGAGCAAGAGGACTAAATGGTGAGAAAGGAGAACCTGGACCTGCAGGACTCCCAGGAGCAAGAGGGCCACAAGGGCCGCCCGGCACTCCCGGCCCCGCAGGACTGACTGTCCCTGGCAAGCCAGGACCACAAGGCCCTCCAGGAGCTCAGGGGCCAAGGGGACCCCCTGGTGAGAAGGGAGAGCCAGGTATCCCAGGCATAAATGgacaaaagggagaaaatggatTCGGAATTCCAGGCCGCCCCGGTGGCAGGGGTCTTCCAGGCCCACAGGGACCCCGGGGCCcccctggtcctgctgggatTGGGAAGCCTGGTGAAAATGGCCTGCCAGGTCAGCCGGGTCTGAAAGGTGACCGAGGTTTTCCAGGTGCACCTGGAGCAGTTGGTCTCCCAGGTCCCCAGGGTCTCCCAGGTGaacctggagaagctggcatTGGGAAGCCTGGGCCAATGGGaccaccaggagcagcaggtatCCCCGGAGCCAAGGGACATCCTGGACCTGCAGGGTTGCCCGGATCCCCAGGACTCCCAGGTTTTGGAAAGCCAGGATTGCCAGGGATGAAGGGACACAGAGGGCCTGAAGGTCCTCCTGGCCTTCCAGGACCTAAAGGAGACCAAGGTCCAGCTGGTGTGCCAGGAGAACCAGGGCCGGTTGGGCCACCAGGGAACATGGGCCCTCACGGACTCAAAGGTTTGCCCGGTGAGAATGGCCTACCTGGGCCCAAAGGTGACATGGGTCCTGCAGGCCACCCAGGATTCCCAGGGGCCAAGGGGGAACGAGGCCTACCAGGATTAGAGGGAAAACCGGGATACCCAGGTGAGCAGGGTCTTGCTGGTCCTAAGGGACACCCAGGTCTCCCAGGCGCAAAAGGTGATACAGGCCCTGCTGGGCTACCTGGGCTGCCTGGTCCAATGGGTCCGCAAGGAGCCAAGGGAGTGCCAGGGACCAATGGTGAGCCAGGCCCCAGAGGGCCTTCAGGAATACCTGGCATCAGAGGTCCCATCGGTCCCCCTGGCCTGCCAGGAGCCCCTGGTGCAAAGGGTGAGCCAGGAGCACCAGGACTGCCGGGCCCAGCAGGCATTTCCACAAAAGGCTTAAGTGGACCCATGGGACCCCCTGGACCCCCTGGTCCTAAAGGCAGCAATGGTGAGCCAGGCTTGCCCGGCCCCCCAGGTCCTCCTGGGCCCCCTGGCCAAGCTGTAATCCCACAGATGCCCGAAGGCTATGTTAAAGCGGGAGAGTCTCGGGACCTATCAGGGATCTCTTTCATAAAAGGAGGAGTAAACCAAGCTCTGACAGGGATGCCGGTGTCTGCTTTCAGTGTCATCCTCTCAAAAGCCTACCCTGCAGCAACAGTGCCCATCAAATTTGATAAAATCTTGTACAATAGGCAGCAACACTATGACCCCAGAACAGGAATCTTCACCTGCAGGACCCCTGGACTGTACTATTTCTCCTACCATGTACACGCAAAGGGAACAAATGTTTGGGTTGCACTCTACAAAAATGGTTCCCCGCTTATGTACACCTATGATGAGTACAAGAAAGGATACCTTGACCAGGCTTCTGGCAGTGCTGTCATCGATCTCATGGAGAATGACCAAGTATGGCTCCAACTGCCCAATTCAGAATCTAATGGTCTCTACTCCTCTGACTATGTTCACTCTTCTTTCTCAGGTTTCCTGTTTGCTCACATCTAA